One Rhipicephalus microplus isolate Deutch F79 chromosome 4, USDA_Rmic, whole genome shotgun sequence genomic window carries:
- the LOC119171354 gene encoding uncharacterized protein LOC119171354, producing MKSMIALVSLAVMAAVASAGFLGGGYGGYGGYGGYGGYGGYGGYGGYGGGYGGYGGGYGGYGGGYGAYPAGRAFSYSTYIQHPSSYGGYGGYGGYGGYGGFGSRSGYGGYGGYGGYGGYGHGLGHGYGHSYGHGHGYHG from the exons ATGAAGTCAATG ATTGCGTTGGTCTCCCTCGCCGTTATGGCTGCTGTTGCGTCGGCTGGCTTCCTTGGAGGCGGCTACGGTGGTTACGGAGGCTATGGCGGCTACGGAGGATATGGTGGCTACGGAGGGTACGGTGGATACGGAGGCGGCTACGGGGGATATGGAGGCGGCTACGGTGGATACGGTGGCGGCTACGGCGCCTATCCAGCTGGTCGGGCTTTCTCCTATTCGACGTACATTCAGCACCCATCATCCTATGGTGGTTATGGCGGCTACGGTGGATACGGTGGATATGGAGGATTCGGTAGCCGTAGTGGCTACGGAGGCTACGGTGGATACGGTGGATATGGAGGCTACGGACATGGGCTTGGCCACGGCTATGGACATAGCTACGGTCATGGCCACGGATATCATGGCTGA